In Deinococcus sp. QL22, the following are encoded in one genomic region:
- a CDS encoding DMT family transporter, with translation MTDAPTAQAQAAGWSRNIPAPLLILTAAFLWGLLGIFGKNVQVAGVGPLEVAFWRAVLGGGLFAAHAALIRAPLPRGRDFWITAAFGIAGVSIFYGSYQLAVRAGGASLASVLLYTAPAFVALFGWAVLRERLGRRDVLAVAGTLAGIALISLGGGRGVTVSAAALAFGLVAGFTYSLYYLYGKAFFGRYSPPALLAVALPIGALGLLPFVEFSAKTPAAWSGLGAIAFLSTYLAYTAYSLGLPRLPATRASVIASLEPVVAAALAAWLFAERLSVTALLGAALVIGAALLLSLKE, from the coding sequence ATGACCGACGCCCCTACGGCGCAGGCGCAGGCCGCTGGCTGGAGCCGCAACATTCCCGCCCCGCTGCTGATTCTGACGGCGGCGTTTCTGTGGGGACTACTAGGCATTTTTGGCAAGAATGTGCAGGTAGCGGGCGTGGGGCCATTGGAAGTGGCCTTCTGGCGGGCGGTGTTGGGCGGCGGCCTGTTTGCAGCACACGCCGCGCTGATTCGTGCGCCCTTGCCACGTGGACGCGATTTCTGGATCACGGCGGCGTTCGGCATCGCGGGCGTCAGTATTTTCTACGGCTCCTATCAACTGGCGGTACGGGCAGGCGGCGCAAGTTTGGCGAGTGTGCTGCTGTACACGGCCCCGGCGTTTGTGGCCCTGTTCGGCTGGGCGGTCTTGCGCGAGCGGCTGGGCAGGCGCGACGTGCTGGCAGTGGCCGGAACACTGGCGGGCATCGCCCTGATCAGCCTCGGCGGCGGGCGGGGCGTCACCGTGTCGGCGGCGGCGCTGGCGTTTGGGCTAGTCGCCGGATTCACTTACAGCCTGTATTACCTGTATGGAAAGGCGTTTTTTGGCCGCTACTCACCGCCCGCGCTGCTGGCTGTGGCCTTGCCCATAGGCGCATTGGGCCTGCTACCCTTCGTAGAGTTCAGCGCCAAAACACCCGCTGCGTGGAGTGGGCTGGGGGCCATCGCCTTCCTGTCTACGTACCTCGCCTATACCGCCTATAGCCTCGGCCTGCCGCGCCTGCCCGCCACCCGCGCCAGCGTGATTGCCAGCCTGGAGCCGGTGGTGGCCGCAGCCCTAGCCGCGTGGCTGTTTGCCGAACGCCTGTCGGTCACGGCGTTACTGGGCGCGGCATTGGTTATTGGGGCGGCGTTGCTGCTGAGTTTGAAGGAGTAG
- a CDS encoding DUF4127 family protein, producing MLKPAFLLSFLSAGLLQAGAQTFIPLDSRPATRVLPALIAGLSGREIQVVPAELLGNATRGADPAALTAWLNAQPVGGPLVVALDALAYGGLVQSRTSPLTTDEALARLAPLRDWKTRTGQPIYAFITLPREPDATHRERNLNVTRRMVEWAREGVFAELHIAWDDALAGSPAPAEGAALAQNAPANVRVYPGADEVLSMLAARTLAPAPKTVRVEYSDPKAAEAVIRYEGIPLTQSALNHAEGSGYRVVASGPADLTLYVFNGGDPRRAAVRISTLLRVGPVAVADVEKVNLGNTRLWSDLAVLRQPANLRSLAAWGTPGNNLGTALAHAKLTLGGVNAVRQDALLAREYANDIIYSADLRAALRKALPEDQLNTPQGQAALLKLAAEYFPLRLGQTYTLDAADLPWGRSFEWNFDLKGGW from the coding sequence ATGCTCAAGCCTGCTTTTCTTCTCTCCTTCCTGTCTGCGGGCCTGCTCCAGGCGGGTGCACAGACCTTTATTCCGCTGGATTCCCGGCCTGCCACGCGGGTATTGCCAGCCCTGATCGCGGGCCTCAGCGGGCGTGAAATACAGGTGGTGCCTGCCGAACTGCTGGGCAATGCCACACGCGGCGCAGACCCGGCAGCCCTGACGGCGTGGCTGAATGCTCAACCGGTGGGCGGCCCTCTCGTCGTTGCTCTGGACGCCCTCGCTTACGGCGGCCTTGTGCAGTCGCGCACCAGCCCACTGACCACCGATGAGGCGCTGGCCCGCCTGGCCCCGTTGAGAGACTGGAAAACCCGCACCGGGCAGCCCATCTACGCCTTCATCACGCTGCCCCGCGAGCCGGACGCCACCCACCGGGAGCGCAATCTGAACGTGACGCGCCGCATGGTGGAGTGGGCACGCGAAGGTGTATTTGCCGAACTGCACATCGCCTGGGATGATGCCCTGGCGGGCAGTCCTGCTCCGGCAGAGGGTGCGGCGCTGGCGCAGAATGCCCCGGCCAATGTGCGCGTGTACCCCGGAGCCGACGAGGTGCTGTCTATGCTGGCGGCCCGCACTCTGGCTCCCGCCCCCAAAACCGTGCGCGTGGAATACAGCGACCCCAAAGCGGCAGAGGCCGTGATCCGCTACGAGGGCATTCCTCTGACCCAGAGCGCCCTGAATCATGCCGAGGGCAGCGGCTACCGGGTAGTGGCTTCTGGCCCCGCAGACCTGACGCTGTACGTGTTCAATGGGGGAGACCCGCGCCGCGCTGCCGTGCGAATCAGCACCCTGCTGCGGGTTGGCCCGGTGGCGGTGGCCGACGTGGAAAAGGTGAATCTGGGCAATACGCGCCTCTGGTCAGATCTGGCGGTGTTGCGCCAGCCTGCCAACTTGCGCTCGCTCGCGGCATGGGGCACGCCCGGCAACAACCTGGGCACGGCTCTGGCCCATGCTAAGCTCACTCTGGGCGGTGTGAACGCAGTGCGCCAGGACGCGTTGCTGGCCCGTGAATACGCCAACGACATCATTTACAGCGCTGACTTGCGGGCCGCCCTCCGGAAAGCTTTGCCTGAAGATCAACTGAACACGCCGCAGGGTCAGGCCGCCCTGCTTAAGCTGGCCGCCGAGTATTTTCCGTTGCGCTTGGGCCAGACCTATACCCTTGACGCCGCCGATTTGCCCTGGGGCCGCAGCTTCGAATGGAACTTTGACTTGAAGGGCGGGTGGTGA
- a CDS encoding ABC transporter permease: protein MSWGDLWALAWRGLTRRPVRTLLTALGITVAVASMVVFLSLGEGIRKVFTSELGGIGPDVQVSLSGFTQGFAPQPNLPETAVADIQKLAAELGITSVTPVVMSVRSSLDVSQSVVLYGLPAAQGISTVFPKIVPATGRALIAGDEGQKVAVVGAKAAENLRLKVGSTLNLTRRTSVKVIGVLAQESGLVDSFIFLPLRTLQDAEGATGRVSLVALKLENPRDSRAVATTLAKRLNLEASTQSDFLSFVERALRISDAVRFGISLIALIVGGLAVANTVMMGVFERTREFGTLRAIGARPGFVRALVLTESLLLALAGGVGGIILGLAGIWGVNLYTQNLAGIDAAALTPRLTLLALGISILLGLLSGLLPSRSASRLSITDALGRV, encoded by the coding sequence ATGTCTTGGGGAGATTTGTGGGCGCTGGCGTGGCGAGGACTCACGCGGCGGCCTGTGCGCACGCTGCTGACGGCGCTGGGCATTACGGTGGCCGTTGCCAGCATGGTGGTTTTTCTTTCTCTGGGCGAGGGAATTCGCAAGGTATTCACCAGCGAACTCGGCGGTATCGGGCCAGATGTGCAGGTCAGCCTCAGCGGGTTTACACAGGGCTTTGCGCCGCAGCCCAATCTGCCCGAAACGGCGGTGGCCGACATTCAAAAGCTGGCGGCGGAACTGGGGATCACCTCGGTGACGCCGGTGGTCATGAGCGTCAGAAGCAGTCTGGACGTATCGCAGAGTGTGGTGCTGTACGGCCTGCCCGCCGCGCAGGGCATCAGCACGGTGTTTCCCAAAATCGTGCCCGCCACAGGCCGCGCCCTGATTGCTGGCGATGAAGGCCAAAAAGTGGCGGTGGTGGGGGCCAAAGCCGCTGAAAACCTGCGCCTGAAGGTGGGCAGCACGCTGAATCTCACACGCCGGACTTCGGTCAAGGTAATCGGCGTGCTGGCGCAAGAATCAGGGCTGGTAGATTCTTTTATTTTTCTACCGCTGCGAACCCTGCAAGACGCCGAGGGAGCCACAGGCCGGGTGTCGCTGGTGGCCCTGAAATTGGAGAATCCCCGTGATTCCCGCGCCGTCGCCACCACTCTCGCCAAGCGGCTGAATCTGGAAGCCTCGACCCAATCGGATTTCCTGAGCTTTGTGGAACGTGCCCTGCGAATCAGTGACGCCGTGCGCTTCGGCATCAGCCTGATCGCGCTGATCGTGGGCGGGCTGGCCGTCGCCAACACCGTGATGATGGGCGTGTTCGAGCGTACCCGCGAATTTGGAACCCTACGGGCCATCGGCGCACGCCCCGGCTTCGTGCGGGCGCTGGTGCTGACCGAATCGCTGCTGCTGGCGCTGGCAGGCGGCGTGGGCGGCATCATTCTGGGACTGGCGGGCATCTGGGGCGTGAATCTGTACACCCAAAACTTGGCCGGAATAGACGCGGCGGCCCTGACCCCGCGCCTGACCCTGCTCGCGCTGGGCATCAGCATTTTGCTGGGGCTGCTGTCGGGGCTGCTCCCCTCGCGCAGTGCCAGCCGCCTGAGTATTACCGACGCACTGGGGCGCGTATGA
- a CDS encoding glucodextranase DOMON-like domain-containing protein, translating into MLLPVSLLSAPMLSVPMLFAALFSYPDPAGDARGDGGYVLPTRPAISGDALDLREFRAEALGNTAKKTLPLLQGTAKPSTGMRFTVGLGRIENPWGLPSGFSASVVDIFVKSPLGTVRTLGNLGLNVRGAGGWQYHVRVTGAGATLEGLPTGQEGASSSLNQKPVPMAAPTVSIEGTNLVIDTAIPSGQYAYWVTSSVYSPLSADGILRPSTGPDTSALQASRASAPAPVDVLAAPDDTAVYTLDTLAPVGETRDSRTLLLAAVGGVGLLLTVGATVLVWRRRSF; encoded by the coding sequence GTGCTGTTGCCCGTTTCGCTCCTCTCTGCGCCGATGCTGTCTGTGCCCATGCTGTTCGCGGCCCTCTTTTCCTACCCAGACCCGGCGGGCGATGCACGCGGCGACGGCGGCTACGTGCTGCCCACCCGCCCAGCCATCAGTGGCGACGCCCTAGACCTGCGCGAATTCCGGGCCGAAGCGTTGGGCAACACGGCCAAGAAAACGCTGCCACTGCTTCAGGGCACGGCTAAACCATCGACGGGAATGCGCTTTACGGTGGGGCTGGGACGCATCGAAAACCCCTGGGGCTTGCCTTCCGGCTTTTCGGCCAGTGTGGTTGACATTTTTGTGAAATCACCGCTGGGCACAGTACGCACACTGGGGAATCTGGGCCTGAACGTGCGCGGGGCGGGCGGCTGGCAATACCATGTACGCGTCACCGGGGCCGGGGCCACATTGGAAGGTCTACCCACCGGACAGGAGGGCGCCTCGTCCAGCCTGAACCAGAAACCTGTGCCGATGGCGGCCCCCACGGTCAGCATAGAAGGCACCAATCTGGTCATCGATACGGCCATTCCATCCGGCCAGTACGCCTATTGGGTCACGAGCAGCGTGTATTCGCCCCTGAGTGCCGACGGCATTTTGCGTCCAAGCACCGGGCCGGATACTTCGGCGCTGCAAGCCAGCCGCGCCAGTGCGCCCGCCCCGGTAGACGTGCTGGCCGCACCCGACGATACGGCGGTGTACACGCTGGACACGCTGGCCCCGGTGGGAGAAACCCGCGACAGCCGCACGCTACTCCTGGCCGCAGTGGGCGGCGTGGGCCTGCTGCTGACCGTTGGCGCGACGGTGCTGGTCTGGCGCAGACGGAGCTTCTGA